In Fodinibius saliphilus, a genomic segment contains:
- the speE gene encoding polyamine aminopropyltransferase → MSSTFNEFYEKKTGLTVGIEEVLFSKETAYQMVEILETDSWGRMMTIDGMVMLSEKDEFVYHEMLTHVGLLAHPNPQRVLIIGGGDGGTAREVLRHPNVQIVDMVEIDEVVVGASKEFLSGIGDWDNPKLNIIIDDGIEYVNNIDDSYDVIIIDGSDPTGPAAGLFETSFIKACYDGLSEDGILTAQTESPWVESYQPSIKKIFAALDEIYEVSEMYLAHIPLYPAGMWSFSFASKGRDPLADEVLNRVEDGMSYLGNELQYYNPEIHRGCFALPGFVKEIIE, encoded by the coding sequence AAAACCGGACTTACTGTTGGAATAGAGGAGGTACTGTTTTCTAAGGAAACGGCGTATCAAATGGTGGAAATCCTGGAAACCGATAGCTGGGGTCGTATGATGACTATTGACGGGATGGTGATGCTCTCAGAGAAGGATGAGTTTGTTTACCATGAGATGCTTACGCATGTAGGGCTGTTGGCTCACCCTAATCCTCAAAGAGTACTTATTATTGGGGGAGGTGATGGCGGTACGGCCCGTGAGGTGCTACGACATCCTAACGTGCAAATAGTCGATATGGTAGAGATTGATGAAGTGGTTGTAGGCGCGTCGAAGGAGTTTTTGTCGGGTATCGGCGATTGGGATAATCCTAAGCTGAATATCATTATAGATGACGGTATCGAATATGTGAATAATATCGATGATTCCTATGATGTTATAATTATTGATGGCTCTGATCCTACTGGTCCGGCTGCCGGGCTGTTTGAAACTTCGTTTATCAAGGCCTGTTATGATGGATTATCAGAAGATGGCATCTTGACTGCGCAGACTGAAAGCCCTTGGGTTGAAAGCTACCAACCCAGCATTAAAAAGATATTTGCTGCCCTCGATGAGATTTATGAAGTATCAGAAATGTACCTTGCTCATATTCCCTTGTACCCTGCAGGGATGTGGTCATTTTCATTTGCAAGCAAGGGTAGGGATCCACTTGCTGATGAGGTTTTAAACCGAGTAGAAGATGGGATGTCTTATTTAGGAAACGAATTGCAATACTATAATCCTGAAATTCACCGGGGTTGTTTTGCATTGCCTGGATTTGTGAAAGAGATTATAGAATAG